A single window of Gossypium arboreum isolate Shixiya-1 chromosome 13, ASM2569848v2, whole genome shotgun sequence DNA harbors:
- the LOC108464260 gene encoding CDP-diacylglycerol--glycerol-3-phosphate 3-phosphatidyltransferase 1, chloroplastic — protein MDSEPLLQQQLDHHQSLAYSNHSSSKILTLPTVLTLGRVAAVPLLIFTFSVDSWWGRTATTSIFMAAAITDWLDGYIARRMRLCSAFGALLDPVADKLMVAATLVLLCSRPLNIAVFGQVPWLLNVPSIAIIGREITMSAVREWAASQNGKLLAAVAVNKLGKWKTATQMAALTILLATRDSSLGETGILVALGVIFLYLSAGLSVMSLVVYMEKIRKVL, from the exons ATGGATTCGGAGCCTTTGCTGCAACAGCAACTGGACCACCACCAAAGTTTAGCTTATTCTAATCATTCTTCTTCCAAAATTTTAACTTTGCCCACTGTTTTAACTCTCGGCCGCGTCGCCGCCGTGCCGTTGCTGATTTTCA cCTTTTCTGTTGATAGTTGGTGGGGAAGGACTGCTACTACTAGCATATTTATGGCGGCTGCTATAACCGATTGGCTTGATGGGTACATTGCTCGAAGA ATGAGGTTATGTTCTGCCTTTGGTGCTCTTTTGGATCCAGTTGCAGACAAG CTTATGGTTGCTGCTACATTGGTCTTATTATGTTCTAGACCTTTGAACATTGCTGTGTTTGGGCAAGTGCCATGGCTACTGAATGTACCATCAATTGCCATCATTGGAAGGGAG ATAACTATGTCCGCTGTTAGGGAATGGGCTGCTTCTCAAAATGGTAAGCTTTTAGCG GCTGTTGCCGTAAATAAGCTGGGGAAGTGGAAAACTGCCACGCAAATGGCTGCACTAACCATCCTTCTGGCTACACGAGATAGCAG TCTCGGAGAAACTGGGATCTTAGTTGCTTTGGGTGTTATTTTTCTTTATCTTTCAGCTGGTCTCTCAGTAATGTCATTGGTCGTGTATATGGAGAAGATACGGAAAGTATTATAG